The DNA sequence CGAGCTCGAGGGTATCGGCGTGCCGCGTGCCAAGCGCACGCCGCGCGTATACGAGCCCGAGCCGGAAGAGGAAGACGAGGACGTCGCCGTGGACCTCGAGCCCGAAGGAACTGCCGACATCAAGACCACCGAGGAGAGCTAGTGATGATGACCAAGATCGATCCAAAGGACGTTCAGCGCCTGCGCAGCGAGAGCGGTGCGGGCGTCATGGACTGCAAGCGCGCGCTCGAAGAGACGGGCGGCGACTATGCGAAGGCGCTCGCGCTCATCAAGGAGCGCGGCATCCAGTCCGTCGCGAAGAAATCCGAGCGCGAGGCCAAAGAAGGCCTTGTTGCCTCGTACATCCACAGCAACGGGCGCGTCGGCGCACTGGTCGAGCTCGCGAGCGAGACGGATTTCGTCTCGCGCG is a window from the Candidatus Limnocylindria bacterium genome containing:
- the tsf gene encoding translation elongation factor Ts; translated protein: MMTKIDPKDVQRLRSESGAGVMDCKRALEETGGDYAKALALIKERGIQSVAKKSEREAKEGLVASYIHSNGRVGALVELASETDFVSRGDDFRQLAQEIAMQVAAMNPATVEELLGQAYIRDGSKTIKDLVTTVAATTKENVHVRRIQRFALGES